A genomic region of Sander lucioperca isolate FBNREF2018 chromosome 6, SLUC_FBN_1.2, whole genome shotgun sequence contains the following coding sequences:
- the sycp1 gene encoding synaptonemal complex protein 1 isoform X2: MERDRGFNFKLLVPPRVNNGQVSAVRPQEIVENCGDFMNTMLQGYSKGFEKEQSMPFPNTSMVAPTKPTRQDLPRYQDTKMKVVPPMEKGENNCKPGQLYSKLFEEVEKIKCWKVKVDCDTVQKDRRLQENKRTIETQRKAIQELQFGNESLSVKLEEQISENEDLRNKNNATRNLCNILKDTFQRSAEKMHLFESEREETHHLFMENSGSIQKLIAAFESLRVRAEADQQEMQKVKEDVLQFEVLKGKYDQEYNMKEKEVAELQTKIKDKENELQKLLLDLNETQKHCKQLQEATKEQYELLKSSKSEQESLLQKLHTAEQRCKETEKNCEAAAALLEQSKEEYAEMIQNKDLSLQELSRVTNQQADKLEQIQTTSQELQNSLTSEIQRAGELEDKLMASNKELEMRNTLLGESIEQSVKKDEQIKILEDELDKISKSVESMKGKSDVTEARVEELTAELSRKTEEVQLFKNEAEISFAENDLLKKACEAAEKAQDDLKEKSAVTEIKVMALEGQLFTEINKNKEHTSQMEQLRKDIMQNKLKYKELLSDYNELHSEKTAIQHQFESGSSNVKAMEATIKVSEEKAENLTREIQRLEEENQCLREEVNSIKTKSQGKYQETETLQKKMQENCDHLQEEIAEKEKHIKAMETKLCNLRKKCESKLKAQEEYQKENKMLKKQIAKENAKSSQLETVINSLHEESQNLKRLNEEDQQKLLKELESKSTFTAELENEVQKLRLTTAEAIKKKDDTELKCQHKIADMVALMEKHKSQYDRMVEEKIAELDENKKKEMEAVAHRKSLELDLIKHKTDIDHLKQQLKTEITEKENMQKKLTDLKKEMSSITTTQLSEARNKQSPASNCKQGRGDETPKESSLKRHTFDFSKARKTPSYNKDNGSPVVMKKSLKESDTESIRKSCGTTPKNKEIHNEDLKTLRHITNRVGGTTKIKSYRIRTPPSAEKAARWGDSPIDLDPKSDSSDQNDLLTFASAPTPNLPAPRGKLNIFKRIQSPAIHKSPGNSLKLAAMKRMRDAGWTAVTGCDKKKKTTNEKIFA, from the exons ATGGAGAGAGACCGGGGTTTTAACTTCAAACTGCTGGTACCTCCCAGGGTCAATAACGGACAGGTATCGGCTGTTCGACCTCAGGAAATCGTTGAGAACTGTGGAGATTTCATGAATACAATGCTGCAG GGTTACAGTAAAGGCTTTGAAAAAGAGCAGAGCATGCCTTTCCCCAATACAAGTATGGTTGCACCAACTAAACCAACCAGACaag ACTTACCAAGATACCAAGATACCAAGATGAAAGTCGTGCCACCAATGGAAAAAGGCGAG AATAATTGCAAACCTGGACAGCTTTATTCCAAGCTGTTTGAAGAAGTTGAGAAAATTAAGTGCTGGAAGGTCAAAGTTGACTGTGACACTGTGCAAAAGGATAGGAGACtccaagaaaacaaaagaacaatTGAAACTCAGCGCAAAGCCATTCAAGAATTGCAG TTTGGAAATGAAAGTCTCAGTGTGAAGCTGGAAGAACAGATCAGTGAAAATGAGGATTTGAGGAACAA AAACAACGCAACAAGGAACTTGTGTAATATACTCAAAGATACTTTTCAGCGGTCAGCTGAGAAAATGCATTTAT TTGAATCTGAAAGAGAAGAAACACATCACCTCTTTATGGAAAATAGTGGGAGTATTCAG AAACTGATTGCAGCATTTGAAAGCCTTCGTGTTCGCGCAGAAGCTGATCAACAAGAGATGCAGAaag TCAAAGAGGACGTGCTGCAATTTGAAGTTCTAAAAGGAAAATATGATCAAGAATATAACATGAAAGAGAAAGAG GTTGCAGAGCTTCAAACTAAAATTAAGGATAAGGAAAATGAATTACAAAAACTCCTGCTTGACCTCAATGAAACCCAGAAGCACTGCAAACAACTTCAAGAGGCAACAA AGGAACAATATGAACTTCTCAAAAGCTCAAAAAGTGAACAAGAATCCCTTCTCCAAAAACTGCACACTGCAGAGCAGCGCTGTAAAGAAACTGAG AAAAATTGtgaagctgctgctgcattACTGGAACAAAGTAAAGAAGAATATGCAGAGATGATTCAAAACAAAGACTTAAGTTTGCAGGAGCTCAGCAGAGTTACAAATCAACAAGCAGATAAGTTGGAGCAAATTCAGACAACCTCTCAGGAGCTACAGAATTCCCTAACCTCAGAGATACAGAG GGCTGGGGAACTTGAGGATAAACTCATGGCAAGCAACAAGGAACTTGAAATGAGAAACACACTTTTAG GAGAGAGCATCGAGCAGAGTGTAAAAAAAGATGAGCAGATCAAAATCCTTGAAGATGAACTG GACAAGATATCTAAATCTGTTGAGTCCATGAAGGGTAAGAGTGACGTCACTGAAGCCAGAGTGGAGGAACTCACAGCTGAGCTTTCAAGGAAAACGGAAGAAGTCCAGCTGTTTAAG AATGAAGCAGAGATTTCCTTTGCTGAAAATGATCTACTAAAGAAGGCTTGTGAAGCTGCTGAAAAGGCACAAGACGATTTAAAGGAGAAGTCTGCAGTGACAGAG ATCAAAGTGATGGCGTTAGAGGGACAATTGTTTAccgaaataaacaaaaataaagaacacACCTCTCAGATGGAGCAACTGAGGAAAGACATCATGCAGAATAA atTAAAGTACAAAGAGTTATTATCCGACTATAATGAGCTGCACTCTGAGAAGACAGCCATTCAACATCAGTTTGAGAGTGGATCTTCTAATGTGAAAGCCATGGAGGCAACCATAAAG GTGAGTGAGGAGAAGGCTGAGAATCTCACTAGAGAAATTCAAAGACTGGAAGAAGAAAACCAATGTTTACG AGAGGAAGTAAACTCCATTAAAACCAAAAGCCAAGGGAAATATCAGGAAACTGAGACTCTGCAGaagaaaatgcaagaaaat TGTGACCATCTGCAGGAGGAAAttgcagaaaaagaaaagcatatCAAAGCTATGGAAACCAAG ctgTGCAATCTTCGGAAAAAATGTGAAAGTAAACTTAAAGCCCAGGAGGAATACCAGAAAGAG aataaaatgctTAAGAAACAAATAGCAAAGGAGAATGCAAAATCCAGTCAACTTGAAACTGTG ATCAACAGTCTTCATGAGGAGTCCCAGAACCTTAAAAGACTCAACGAAGAAGACCAGCAGAAATTGCTTAAGGAGCTTGAGTCCAAATCAACCTTTACAGCAGAGCTTGAAAATGAG GTACAAAAACTCAGATTAACAACAGCAGAGGCCATCAAGAAAAAGGACGACACGGAACTCAAGTGTCAACACAAGATAGCCGACATGGTTGCACTGATGGAAAAACATAAG AGCCAGTATGACCGAATGGTTGAAGAAAAGATTGCAGAGCTTGATGAGAACAAGAAGAAAGAGATGGAGGCTGTTGCCCATAGGAAATCACTG GAGTTGGATCTCATTAAGCACAAGACAGATATTGATCATCTGAAGCAACAGCTGAAGACAGAAATAACAGAGAAG GAAAACATGCAGAAGAAGCTGACCGActtaaagaaagaaatgtcaTCAATAACAACCACTCAGCTGTCAGAAGCAAGGAACAAGCAG TCACCTGCCTCAAACTGTAAACAAGGGAGAGGTGACGAGACTCCAAAAGAGAGCTCTTTGAAGAGACACACGTTTGACTTCTCCAAGGCCAGGAAAACTCCCTCCTACAACAAAGATAATGGAAGTCCTGTCGTTATGAAGAAATCT CTTAAGGAATCTGACACTGAATCCATCAGAAAATCGTGTGGAACAACACCAAAGAACAAG GAAATTCACAATGAAGACCTGAAAACCCTAAGACATATTACAAACAGGGTTGGCGGAACAACCAAGATCAAA TCCTACAGAATAAGGACACCTCCATCTGCTGAAAAGGCAGCACGCTGGGGAGACAGCCCCATAGACCTTGACCCCAAGTCTGACAGCTCTGATCAAAACGATCTCTTG ACCTTTGCAAGTGCACCCACACCCAATCTTCCCGCTCCACGCGGCAAACTCAACATCTTTAAAAGG ATCCAGAGCCCTGCCATTCATAAATCCCCAGGGAATTCCTTGAAGTTAGCTGCAATGAAAAGGATGAGAGATGCTGGTTGGACGGCTGTTACTGgctgtgacaaaaaaaagaagacgacCAATGAGAAGATCTTTGCGTGA